The Miscanthus floridulus cultivar M001 chromosome 17, ASM1932011v1, whole genome shotgun sequence genome has a window encoding:
- the LOC136516391 gene encoding uncharacterized protein, translating to MDPNFNGVWSASEIDMARSFLASHNTNNTYTNDTNKKHNDIVDELQARLPSKEKHQVVQLYVHLVVEMNTMQSNNQQVVVSNALVNDNFGMSMEDTNMDNMDMFHDYILDDVEAMKMVEEPLHRLNVVPKKKRQNPVIAWSHDEHKNFLRGLEVYGRGSWKNISRYFVPTRTPIQICSHAQKYFHRKECTTRKQRFTINDVSLYDTEPWVQKNSSSLEALAFGHSAYNTNYYDFEGQHTVLNKLAYANEASRTRGQHIIGSSSIDPTMVQSNSLGWEALAFPSGANNTNYFEFDGQHDAMNNLACADQASNNQVATWTRGQQTTTSPSVAPMTVQNTSPSWEVLSFIGSSYNTNYYDFDGHVASNNITRGQPW from the exons ATGGATCCCAACTTCAATGGTGTGTGGAGCGCTTCTGAAATAGATATGGCGAGGTCATTCCTTGCTAGTCACAACACCAACAACACCTACACAAATGACACAAACAAGAAGCACAATGACATTGTTGATGAGCTCCAAGCAAGGTTACCAAGCAAAGAGAAGCATCAGGTAGTTCAATTATATGTTCATCTAGTagttgagatgaatacaatgcaGAGCAACAACCAACAAGTTGTGGTGAGCAATGCTCTTGTGAATGATAACTTTGGGATGTCAATGGAGGATACAAACATGGACAACATGGACATGTTTCATGATTATATACTGGAtgatgtggaggccatgaagatggTAGAGGAACCACTGCACAGGCTGAATGTTGTTCCTAAGAAAAAGAGGCAAAACCCAGTGATAGCTTGGAGTCATGACGAGCACAA GAATTTCCTCCGTGGCCTAGAAGTGTATGGTCGTGGTAGCTGGAAGAATATATCTAGGTACTTTGTCCCCACAAGGACGCCAATCCAGATCTGCAGCCATGCGCAGAAGTATTTCCATAGGAAGGAGTGCACCACTAGGAAACAACGTTTCACCATCAATGATGTTAGCCTCTATGACACAGAGCCATGGGTGCAAAAGAACTCTTCTAGTTTGGAGGCTCTCGCCTTCGGCCACAGTGCTTACAACACAAATTATTATGACTTTGAGGGACAACACACTGTCTTGAACAAACTCGCGTATGCTAACGAGGCGAGCAGGACTAGAGGTCAGCACATAATAGGCAGTTCATCCATAGATCCAACGATGGTGCAGAGTAACTCTCTTGGATGGGAGGCGCTCGCCTTCCCTAGCGGTGCTAACAACACAAACTACTTTGAGTTTGATGGACAACATGATGCCATGAACAACCTCGCATGTGCTGACCAGGCGAGCAATAACCAAGTAGCCACTTGGACTAGAGGTCAACAGACAACAACTAGTCCTTCTGTAGCTCCAATGACGGTGCAGAATACTTCACCTAGCTGGGAGGTGCTTTCCTTCATTGGCAGTTCTTACAACACAAACTACTATGACTTTGATGGACATGTTGCCTCGAACAACATCACCAGGGGGCAACCATGGTGA